The DNA segment gtgaaatatttgtTGCTGTCACATattggtttaattttttttctgtagattatgaatcttattaatttttatcatttttatttacattcttaacaattatttttatagctccAAAATATACAGTTAATATTCTATGTTTAgatgtattatagatttttcttttattcatgactttgaaataaaaattattttatgaagcaagaaaagtaatatttttatgaaatattttttatgaaaaattaatgtacatgttttaaaattctagaaaaaatgtAGTTAATCAAGAAATACCTATAAGTTATCTTAAGGAAGTTAAGAAGACTTGTCAACATGAATAAGACTTCGCAAAGTCAGTATATCACTATTCTTTATGTACAAGTTATAAACAATATATCTGACACATGTGTAAGCAGCGTAGATATATGCAATTACAGGAACTGGACAAACATTGAAGTATGTGAGTTTGGTTACTCTCACGCTTCAAAATGCTACAGTTGGCCTCAGCATGCGATATTCACGTACTAGAGCAGGAGATATGTTCCTTTCTTCTACTGGTAAATATTATAAGTCATGTTATATATGATGCAATCTTATTTGCCATATTGTCTTAttgtcattaataaaaattatttgaatgattttactaaaaaaatattgtgtatgtaaaaatctattgatttatttttttctattttaactattttttaataagttaaaattttcttaagaaagtgtttaatttttatttaaaaatatttaaaattctggcAGGTATTGCTATAGATCTCAGGCAAGTTAGTTAATGCTAAGGTTTGTGGTACCCACTAAAAAAACCACTAAAGAGATTAGAAGCAATCTCTGTAATGATTTATTTCAGtgattaatgattattatatgataatttcatcttcaatttttaagaGGTCACATACTTAGATGCACTGAAAATAGccctatatttattatttacttagaaaaattatcaaagcaaggtttatatttttatataaagttttctcaagaaaatgctaaatttttatttaaaaatatttaaaattgtagcaGATATTAAGTATGTTGGTTACCAAGATTTATTTATAGTCTATTGTAGAATTTATATGGTTCATCTAAAACACAAAAACAGAATAGATagataaatactaaataaatttatactagCTAGATAAATCTAGTTTTTATCATAgctgatttttaaaatttgcatttattacaaaatggctCTTACctgaatataagaatataaattttcaccTTAAAATGATTTGTTTTTTGGCTATAAAACAAAACTAAgatctaaaaaaagtttctgGAATAAAGactgtgtatttttatgttgaataaatagaaaaaaattcaaatttaatccaTTTATTTGTTTCCGAGATATTGTaagttttgatttaattgaaaaacagtttcgagaaaaaaatttaaagtcaaGCGACACTCGTCCATTTCTTTAAAATgctataacattttatttttgtgcattCTAATTTGTAACTAGGAAAATATTCTTAAGACATGATATgagaaaatgcaaatattgcaaaatttttttaccatcTAGGTATATATAAGCCACCCCTTAAGTGTAACTAAACTGTATAAATCCCAAATTGACTAATACATTCctatacattatttacatttttatatttaaaagtggAAAATGATTGTTGTAACATTGGCTGGATGATTAATGTCAGTTTTAATTgtcttaatatataatagaaaatttttattaatttcaaagataacaatattatttttcttttttagctgTTGTGATGGCTGAAGTAGTCAAATTGCTCACTTGCCTTGTATTAGTATATGTCGAAGAGGGaaactttgagaaattttacAAAGCACTACATTTGACAATCGTGAAGCAACCTTTTGACACCTTGAAAGTTTGCGTGCCATCCCTTCTatacattattcaaaataatttactttatgTCTCCGCATCCAATTTGGATGCAGCTACACATCAGGTAAGATACACCTGTTAATTAAGTGTTTTGTCatcctaaaaaatataaaagtataacaaTATAAACGACAAAGCAATAAAGCGGTCGATACAAGTCCAGGCACAATAAGTAAtgcgcaaaataaaataaatattaatgatactTAATGTTcagaattatatattgtaaacgCTTTGATTCTTCTGCATCATCTTTAGTTTAAGTTggttgtacaaaaataaatgagtTACTGTCAACCTAGAGGTAGAAGATTTATTCATGGACGAGATTGTCAAAATATATCAATAGATTTCAAAccgtttatatcttttaatgtgcaatttaatattatatggtTGCGTTACAACTGCATATATTTTTGACTATTGATCctgaatagaaaatatattcacTTTATCAAACTTAACACTTGCATATTTTGACATCTTGTCTACAAAGGAGTCTTCTACTTTGAGGTTGACAATAacccatttatttttatatcacaaaattattcAACTTGTGCTGAAGATGGCTTGAAAGGAGAACTAAAACATCAACAATATAGTTTAATTTTGAGCAGTAAGGTCCGGTTGCACTAATGTTATTTTGACTTTAACGAGACTTAAACATGTATCTGTCTTtatctttctaaataaataaataaagacagaCGCATATTTAAGTTTCACTTAAAGTTAGTAACGGTGATGCAATCAAGCCTAAGTGTCATTGATATTATTTGGAAAACAATTcagtgtttatttaaattttataaaagaattctttaagaattcccgaattttcaaagaattttacacacattttttaatgttttttcaatataatttacaaagaaaaattattttagttgaaagagaggaaggggagggagggaggggaaggggggggagagagagtgtgtcaaacagagaaaaaaattttttataacatacctttcttttcatttttttttttacaaaatttcttgaAGTCTCGTTTTGATTTATCTAAGTGTGCATGCTTCCTTAATCAAAGATTGTATGGGCTTAGTGTAAGTAAATaagtactaaataaaaaaaatgaaaatttttgtttctttttgcgattttctttaaaacgaAGTAAAActgaacaaattaaaataaagattttttcttacaattaatttatcaattctcTACGATGTTTCCGaagttgtaatatttaaatttgggACATCTTATATAGTTTAGATtcatgataatattttaaataaatgttattttttaggTTACGTATCAGTTGAAAATTTTGACGACGGCGTTCTTCGCAGTGACGATACTACGTAGATCTCTATACTCTACCCAGTGGGGTGCTCTCGTGCTTTTGGTCATCGGAGTAGTCTTGGTACAATTAGCGCAGACTGTAAAGGCGCCATTACCTTCGGGTATCGAACAGAATCATTGGCTAGGCTTTTCTGCTGCCTTGAGTGCATGTTTTCTATCTGGCTTTGCAGGAATTTACTTCGAAAAGATACTCAAGGGTTCCGACATTTCGGTGTGGATGCGAAATGTGCAATTGAGCGTATTATCTATACCATTTGGCTTGGGGACATGTTTCTTACAAGACGGCAATGTCATACGCAGACAGGGCTTTTTCTTCGGTTACGATTTATTCATTTGCTATCTAGTGGTCCTCCAAGCAGGTGGTGGATTGATTGTGGCTATGGTAGTTAAATACGCTGATAACATATTGAAAGGATTCGCCACGTCCCTGGCTATCATAATTTCCTGCATAGCTTCCGTTTATCTTTTCGACTTTCATCTATCGTTTCAGTTCGCTTTGGGTGCATTTCTTGTCATCTGCTCAATATTTCTCTATGGTCATCAGCCAAAAATTGTGTCCCTCGATAAACACACATCTGCTGAGAAAGTCTGATAGTAACGAAAATACGAATGTATTTTCAGTGAAGTAATACTCGACATCACGTTTTTCTCAAACCTCTTTAACTAatgttaatttgataatatgGATTTTATAACACTTAATAATCAAGAGTAGAAGCAATTTAAATGCATTAACAAAAACAAtgcattaaaatgaaaattatatttatagaaatttagataatgctatttttgaaaacattgatAAAATCGACCATAAGCTTTATATCGTAAAAAGTAATGAGagaattattgtacatataaaagaatCACGAGTGCAATCATGTTTTTTATATCCACTTTTGATTCTGATTAACTTTGATAATCAAGACGAGAAAGTTAAGAATGGCAAACGAAACATAGAGGCCTGTAGAAACATGTAGATACATTAAAACGAAATTATGCACTACGATAGATAGTTTTACCCAGGGttgggtaaattaatatttttttttatctaatttaaattacatttaatggtttataaaattgatttagttaCGTTGAAAGTTATacgaatagaaaattaattcaattaaaagttatgttaagattaaattaaaaattaattttgaagagtattatttatattaaattagaaagtcgtaattttttcaagttcaAAACAGTTATGATAtgaataatcaaatttaatattttatttgtaaattaattttataaaatattttttatgtgtgaatttttttttataattattttcttttttacacagataagttttttaatttaggaaaaaaactactaagttaaaatttatgtgttttaaaaataactgaagttaaaaatgaaatcatttaaaattaattaaatgaagttaaaagttattaacttttaactttctaactagttactactcaaCCCTGGTTTTGTCTACTTGTTGTAGATACGACACGATggcatttgtatttatttttgtatagcTTCAAACATTTCCATATGTTTGATCAAAATGTATCGATAGGTCAGTAAGTTATTATATTCGCATTATgtacttaattaaataaattttaataaatatggtTTTTACGAGAAGATAATAtcgtttctttttgtaaaacattttcttgcagcctttaaaatatttgctaaataatCACAAATAAAACTAGTATGTGTGTATTTCtgctgtataaaaataaatttttaaaaaaatatctagttAGATTATACCACAAGTTTTAtgttatattcatataatagaAGAAAGTTGTCAATACTAGTATACCTgcactttattttcaaataacatttctttaaataaaacaaaaataaaactttataaacataGATATAAACTCAAAAGTGTTCCATTAGATGGtacagcagtttttataatactatttcgtAACACGGCTCTATAAAGAAAgctgtttattatatatatatatatatatataactataaaatattatatataatatatatatataaataaaaagtttaataaacaaagtaataaaatatatttttatatattaaataataaagtttataaaattaaaaggctagATATGAATtcctaatttatattttttggcaTTTTATTAGTGTGTACATGCATAGATCTGCAATGTTTGATGctatttttcttactttaagGTATTGAAGAAAATGCCCAGATAGCACAGAACGTTCTATGGATGTCTATGAACgttctataaatatttgaatatccaTAGAACATTCATAGACATCCATAAAATGTCTGTGTTATCTGAATGTGAAAAAAACATCTGTCAATATTATTGTTGAAGATGTTATTGCTTGTACTCACAGAAAGATATATTGCTTTATGCTGTACAGCGATTTTATGTTCGAAACcgcattaagaaaatatataaaagggaaaaatataaacaaaacagttttagaaaGCTATAAACacgtaaaatgatataatagcTGTTTTCCGAATAGAACACCAGATGTTACACTGTGTTCTATTGTGCAAGGTTTTTGTTGGAACACAATTAGAGCTCTACACTTAATTTCTGATACACTAATGAATGAACaataatcttttctttctttatatttgttaGATTATGTTCATGTTGGCTGTTTTTCAATCAAATACACTGATGACACTGTGTAATATGTCCAACACAATACTCGATACTGTAAAAAGCCAAGTATGAGCATGTAAAATATGTCAATGTCATCaactatacaaaatattttatgtttacagTATTGTGTTATTTGTGTACCTTGTTGGAAAATAGCcaaattactaataattacTAACGTGAGTAAAGTATGTAATTTGTAAGAGAAAAttatgtcaattttattttcatttttcaagaattcatttttagcagattttatagaaaaaaagctatgaatgtataaactataaatttttatttctttattttaattatctaaatagaTTATcagtttttatcagtattaatacattgcaatgtttagtttccgagaaagGGTGTTGCTTTAGAAAGACTATGCCAGTATTGGCGACTTCTctctacacggaaaaaaatgacttagtagtggtaactaaatatcagtagctagttcgatattttctatcagtgctaaaaattgactattaaagataaaatatatttgctgcaaaatacagttttattagctaaaataaaatgtgttttaacaCGTGTAGCTAAAAAAATGGCAGCTATTACTCAATATCTTAGTCCCGGactacaattaatgttgcaagccttaaatcgtaaaaattgaccatggtcaattattctcctcatattcaactacaattgatcaatttcttacggcttaaggcttactacacctgttgtagaccgggacttagGAGCGTGAAACTATATACGCATTTgctaaacattatttgattctagcagcgaatatttcttgctgtaactgctaattttaataactaataaatttagttccggcagcaacgatattagctgtccctattttaaagacacatcttagttgctacaactaaattttagctttgttggctaatcttttctctgcgtgtatatttatgttattttattttggtttctacatttattttcatacttcataattgtataatttgaaatttcttaattatagttCTTCTCGTCAGTAAAATTAGTTACATTTATGATGTAATTATTGGTGCCACAAGTCTCTTCTTTATAACTTCCATAgtttttaattactataaaatataattttatttaacaaatataataaatataaacgaaAATATCGTAGGTTGTCGGTGACTTATACAATATAAACTAGTTTAcctaaagaattattttgtatagCGCGCGCATTTATGGATTTTTCTTTCGCGTGGTTAGCGAGCGGTTGGCCAGCCTATCGTCGAGTTTCATCTGACATACTATTCGTCAAACTCCGTTTTTTCGAACACATGATTGAGCCTTGAAAATTAAAGTTTCTCGGACCTTCGGAAACTCTCTATCGAACAGCCAATCGCTGTGTTCGACGAAACCATCGTATGATTCGAGATATCAATGCTTACGAAGCACTCGTGTGAGTGAGACGCTGAAATTTTTCATCtccacgcgcgcgcacgcataaaTACCTACGACGACCATGAGCGAACCTCAGTCGAAGAAATCGAGGACCATGAATTCGTTGAGTCAGCTGAAGGACTTCACTACGGTGGTCGCCGATACCGGCGACTTCAAAGGTAAAATCCGTTGAAATTCGAATTCATTTAGAGACGACGTAGAATGTAGATGTTCGACAACAGTCACGTCACGTGGGAAGGGGATCAACAAGGCGATGAAGGGAAGGGGGATCTTGCAGCGCATGCACTTTTTTCGCGCGCATCCTATGTGACCtctgaattaaaaatgaatgtaaggTTCGTTTTTCGTttgattatttcagaaatattcgacaattttctttatttgttttttctcgTGTATGCACATTTTTTGATGTCATCGATACCATatgaaatgaaatgaaatgaaatgaaatattgcGGCTATTAAGAAGCCTTGACAGATTgctctggtgaaaattttttctcagaatttttcatataattttttagaatatctatataattttataacttttatacattttttttttcaagaattagaatacttttcataaatactcagaatgtctacatcttttctcagaattttttacatatgttaattatgaaatattttaagatttgtaagattttttattctacgatttctgatgaaatgttataaaatctaaaaaagtcaaaaagtattttttagaaattatgggaTAAAAAAATCAGAACATCTCAGAACTCATATacgtatgaaaaattctaaaataggatgtagactttttaagtatttccatgtatttctgaaaaattccaattcttacaaaaattattagaaaaaatttcatcaGGGTgataataatgttgaaaatttttttagaattctttgcattatattttttagaattttatataacttgttataaaattctttagagTTTTTACTCGAATTGATCACTTGAGAAAATCAGAGAGTCTACCTCATTTTCagaattctttttatatgtGAAATGTTCTAATATTTCCTATTTTATGATTTTCGAAgaaaacttattaatatttgaaaaagtttaaggtattttttagaacatttcataatattaaaatatataagataacaaaattaaagtatcaTCTGTTCTGTGTCCCAAAAATAGGTAAATTTCAGGAGTGTAATTTggttaaaaatgattataataaaatttttcaaaaagcattttacatCTTGAAATCTTTACTATTTAAGTATTCTAATGAATGAttcatagattttttaaataaaactacatGAATGGAGATGAtccaaatttttaacaaattttgcaaagttccatagcaaaaattaaaaatcaatatacaaATGCTGCAATTTACAGCTTTTGAAAGTGTGAATCTTTGTGTACTTGTTGATTAtggtgtaatttttttactaagttatttaataatgaaacaaaggagaccatttttgctttaatattaaaaatgtttttctcacaATTACGCTCTGTTATAATGATGTGTTACGATGATGTTATTAAAGATTAATGCATTCTTggtttacataaatttaaacatatacgatattgatattattccttttgaattttttgaaattttatggcGATTTTTCGTGGATTCTTTAACAGATCTTCACGTTCGAAAAATGATATTGGATAGATCGATAAAACGGATATCAGTGCATACATACGAAATATCATGACCTTGTCTGTTGAATGGTGACCTCTAAAGTTGCGTTCAAAAACATCCGATCCGAGTGTCCCTATGTActtatcattttattcttgtttaatattcgataaaaaagagtaaaatatctattaattcTATCTTTGATAGAGACAGATCAAACGAAAgcgtttaaacaaattatttaattaataaataataatgtatatataaatatgaatatataatactcaaaataaaatgaaaataatcgcGGATGAtgcacattaatattataacatcatgtattatattaatgtattatattgtttacTATAGCTATGGAGCAATTTAAACCTACGGATGCAACAACAAATCCTACATTAATTCTTGCTGCTGCTAATCAGAAAAAATATGCTCATTTAATTGAGAAAGCCGCGGAATGTGGCAAGAAGTCTGGGTCGTAAGTATAACATTTACTATAATATGATTAAGGCTGCGTTCGGGGAATACACACCGAGTGCTTTCAAGTGAGCATTCAGtgaaaaacaaagataaaacgatacCTTAAGGTACTCGGTGTGTATTCCAGAACGTAACATAACTTCCCAgataaattatgagaaaaaaatttctcattcctaaattacataaatgtgATTGTAAGTAATTGTAAAGTTATATAAGGCATAGTTGCAAGCGGCTATTGCCAATTGTAAGGTGTGTTGTGAAAGATGAATTTTATCTTCCATCCTTTCAACATTGCCGTGTTGGTATAAGAGTGAACCAATCAAAATGCTCAGAGGACATCACGTGTTTATGCCACCATCATTCATAGGAATCTTCGTTATAGTTTAACCTTGTACAACCGTTCATTACTATTATTAAGGTCATTACTCATTACACGTAAAAAAGTTTCAGTCGTAAGTCGTAACTGTAAGATTATACAGTCATAAAGTTTGAAGTGGTATTGTTGAACGTGGACCCAAATTTGATATAATGTACGATATTCTAACCTCTTTGCGTCTTTTTTggcgataaattttatttttaagtttaagaaTTGCTAAATTATGTACAGCTTACATAAAATACAAGGCGTTAACTGTTTAACTTAACAAAAATCTTGGGACTATGATAACAACTTTGTGATTATGTCACATAACCTAgctattttaagttaaaataaaattatttctgaaagagatgtaaaaagttaaaatataatatacgctatttttttagaaattgataGCATTAGATTTTGTATTCACATTTGACAATACAATACTATTGAAACATTACAACTATGGCTTTACGGTTATGGCTAAACCATTTTTCCATACAATGGCCTTTATTCCTATAATTTTACAAGCACATTTATGCAATTGTAGAATTATCTTAATATGTATTGATTCATGTATATGATCACGTATGTATATAGGTTTTCTAATcataaataagttaatatttaatctcaATATAtacaatcataatttttttttactttacacGATCTATATAATTTGTGACAATTTGAAATAGAATTTTACccataattttatacagaaaatataTGAACAAATTAACAAACAAGACACATGATCAGATCAAGTTGAGCAAAATGCTACCCATACCGCAATATTATGGGGACGATACAACCATTCTCCAAAGATTTAATAAtggaattgtaaaaatataaaaagtatagtaTCAaagatatagaataaaaaatttagtagtGCATAACAAAAGACTTTGATCTTGTCTAGATAAATTTGCATAGTTGCATAACCATGgcatatgcataaaaaaattgattgcaggtccatttccttatgcatgtgctaataaatcaatttttttatgcatatggttatgcagctatgcaagtcTGTCTGAATAAGTCCTAATGATTGCATTAACAATcctgtaaaaattttgtaatggaCAAACACATCTGAATATGAACATGGTCTGAAACTGGGgccctattcttgaaaacatgcgaaTTTCTTACGTATACGAAAGTGATAAAATAACCAATGgaaaaatactatcaaataaTTCCATTCGTTATTCTGCTATTTTCATATACcaaagttatttaaatgttttcaagAATATGGCCCCTGActctaaaaaaaagtaatgcagTGAATACAAGTCAGGCATGATAAACGCTTGATTACTACTCATTGTAGTAATCATAGATGAATTGTATTACATGAGTATTTAATGAACTTTTTGGCTTTTCCTTCGAGCTATCTTCAGTATAACATTGGTATTGTAACAATAGTAGCTACTGATATTGAGGTGGAGAACTTTCTCATTAAGAAGATGTTACAAGATAATATGAGTTGTTGAGCATGAATATAATGTACATGGCTCAAACTATAAAAGGAAAATAGTGTGAGCCAtggtataataaataaatctaatgaATCTTGGAGAAAAAAACTCACCTCAAAGTTAGTAATTATTGGTTTTGTAATTAATTCTTATACAAAAATTCACAACGTGTAATctttaaattgaaaaagagttcaaatttttattattttactaattatcacaaaaaattaaaattgacaggaaagaaaaatgtaataagcACAGTTGGATTGAGCGATGAACACGTTTTATATGTAAGATGGTCAGAGATACACTAAACGAATAAATAGATGTTGCAGGTCAAACCAGTAATCTAAATATACacgtaaagaaaaataaataaggaaaacaaaacaaatcataaattattgataatagaCGAGTACGCGTAGGAAATCTGACTGATTTGTAAATTAAGGCCATTGCGTTAttgtttaatatgtaaaatttcagaaatgagccgtttataataaaatcttttgtgGTCAACAATCTTGACGTCATCCCAATTGAATTTGTGACCAAGCTGTGATCCTTAATAATAGAATGAATAGAAGTGTCtctataaatatgattttaatgttCAGAGAGATGTTTTAATTTGTCTACTCGTTTATCCTATATATGACGCGTCGCGGTCCCGACAGGAGATTTTGTAGACTACATTTTTACAAGAAGATAGAAGAGTATTTTTTTTGAACTTTAATCAATTTACAGAGTTTATTCAAACTATAAAAAGCTGTTTTAAagtcaaaaacattt comes from the Solenopsis invicta isolate M01_SB chromosome 14, UNIL_Sinv_3.0, whole genome shotgun sequence genome and includes:
- the LOC105198106 gene encoding UDP-galactose translocator translates to MNKTSQRTGQTLKYVSLVTLTLQNATVGLSMRYSRTRAGDMFLSSTAVVMAEVVKLLTCLVLVYVEEGNFEKFYKALHLTIVKQPFDTLKVCVPSLLYIIQNNLLYVSASNLDAATHQVTYQLKILTTAFFAVTILRRSLYSTQWGALVLLVIGVVLVQLAQTVKAPLPSGIEQNHWLGFSAALSACFLSGFAGIYFEKILKGSDISVWMRNVQLSVLSIPFGLGTCFLQDGNVIRRQGFFFGYDLFICYLVVLQAGGGLIVAMVVKYADNILKGFATSLAIIISCIASVYLFDFHLSFQFALGAFLVICSIFLYGHQPKIVSLDKHTSAEKV